A region from the Mycolicibacterium litorale genome encodes:
- a CDS encoding nucleotide sugar dehydrogenase codes for MEDDKLYDVGIVGLGYVGLTLGTVLAEAGNSVVGIEKRADVVDLTNRGIPHFSEAGLSDALARVTTSGRLTAAQQFNSKAACRTYIITVGTPLSSDGKVRLDMIEAATRQVAENMADGALVILRSTVQVETTRKIVAPILAATGKRFDIAMCPERTLEGRALQELRELPQIIGAEDTAGSDRAAAVFQRLTSSIVKVSSPEAAEIVKLVDNTFRDVQFAFANEVARLCEAFGVNAHEVISSGKLGYPRTNVALPGLVGGPCLEKDPHILLQSARTRGLHLEITAAGRLVNERQPSETVDFITEEIARRRLPAPLRVRVIGMAFKGVPATDDLRGSMSIKVLDALKKAHPEAEIGLFDPVIASSVLADSFPDEKIFSRFGEAVSGASVVVIANNHPAFGAISPRTMSEFIAPGGFVFDYWNHFSHLPTSELGDSYFAVGHTESAVK; via the coding sequence ATGGAAGACGACAAGTTGTATGACGTCGGGATCGTTGGCCTAGGTTATGTGGGGCTCACGCTTGGGACGGTGCTCGCCGAGGCCGGAAATTCGGTTGTCGGCATCGAGAAGCGCGCCGACGTGGTTGATCTCACCAACCGAGGGATACCTCACTTTTCCGAGGCTGGCCTAAGTGATGCCCTCGCCAGAGTTACCACATCTGGCAGGCTGACCGCGGCGCAACAGTTCAACAGCAAGGCCGCTTGTAGGACCTACATCATCACCGTAGGAACGCCACTGTCGAGCGACGGCAAGGTCAGACTCGACATGATTGAAGCGGCGACCCGCCAAGTGGCTGAAAACATGGCTGACGGCGCGCTGGTCATACTTCGCTCCACAGTGCAGGTAGAGACTACTCGGAAGATAGTGGCTCCGATCCTGGCTGCAACGGGCAAGCGCTTTGACATAGCTATGTGCCCTGAGCGGACACTGGAAGGCCGTGCGCTGCAGGAACTTCGGGAGCTACCTCAGATCATTGGCGCAGAGGATACAGCGGGTTCTGACCGTGCCGCAGCTGTGTTTCAGAGGCTCACCAGCTCGATTGTGAAAGTCTCTAGCCCGGAGGCTGCCGAAATCGTCAAACTCGTCGACAACACGTTCCGCGACGTCCAGTTTGCATTCGCGAACGAAGTAGCGAGGCTTTGCGAGGCGTTCGGCGTTAATGCGCACGAGGTCATTTCTTCTGGAAAGCTTGGCTATCCCCGGACAAATGTTGCCCTTCCCGGACTTGTCGGAGGTCCTTGTCTCGAGAAAGACCCGCATATCTTGCTTCAGAGCGCACGGACGCGAGGACTCCACCTCGAGATTACAGCAGCAGGCCGTTTGGTTAACGAACGCCAGCCAAGCGAGACCGTCGACTTCATCACCGAGGAGATTGCTCGGCGCAGACTGCCCGCGCCACTCCGCGTGCGTGTAATTGGGATGGCTTTCAAAGGAGTTCCAGCAACCGACGACTTGCGCGGGTCGATGTCAATAAAGGTGCTGGACGCGTTGAAGAAGGCTCATCCTGAAGCGGAGATTGGGCTGTTTGACCCGGTAATTGCGTCCAGCGTGTTGGCTGACAGTTTTCCTGATGAAAAGATTTTTAGCAGATTTGGTGAAGCAGTGAGTGGCGCCTCCGTAGTGGTGATCGCAAATAACCACCCGGCTTTTGGGGCGATCTCACCGCGGACGATGAGTGAATTCATTGCGCCCGGTGGGTTCGTTTTCGACTATTGGAATCACTTCAGTCATTTGCCGACCTCCGAATTAGGAGATTCGTATTTTGCGGTCGGTCATACTGAGTCGGCCGTTAAGTGA
- a CDS encoding GDP-L-fucose synthase family protein, producing the protein MSGVLAVDRDSHIYVAGHRGMVGSAITRRLRDVGYNNVTTRTHAELPLDDSSAVTSFFSETRPEFVVLAAAKVGGIVANATKGADFIRENLQIQTNVIDAAYRFGARRLLFLGSSCIYPKYAEQPIVEESLLTGPLEETNLPYAVAKIAGKTMCDAYAKQYGFDAFTVMPSNVFGVGDNFDPEHSHVVAGMMRRFHEAKMDNLDKVVVWGSGTPSRELIDADDLADACVFLLENYSRGGMINVGSGEEITIRELALLMKSIVGFEGAVEFDHTRPDGTPRKIMDNSKLMALGWHPKLTIESGLKKMYAWFVESAQLRT; encoded by the coding sequence GTGTCAGGAGTGCTGGCTGTGGATAGAGATTCGCATATCTACGTCGCTGGTCACAGGGGTATGGTGGGCTCGGCGATTACCCGTCGGCTACGGGATGTCGGGTATAACAACGTCACTACACGGACCCATGCGGAGTTACCGCTCGACGACTCTTCAGCAGTAACGTCGTTCTTCTCGGAGACGCGGCCGGAGTTCGTGGTTCTGGCGGCCGCAAAAGTGGGTGGGATTGTAGCCAACGCGACCAAGGGTGCTGACTTTATACGCGAGAATCTTCAAATTCAAACGAATGTCATCGATGCGGCATACCGTTTCGGAGCTCGACGTCTCCTCTTCCTCGGGAGTAGTTGCATTTATCCAAAGTATGCCGAGCAACCAATTGTGGAGGAATCCCTGCTTACGGGGCCTCTCGAGGAGACGAACCTGCCGTACGCAGTGGCGAAGATTGCAGGGAAAACGATGTGTGATGCGTACGCCAAACAATATGGTTTCGACGCATTCACAGTGATGCCGTCCAATGTATTTGGCGTCGGAGACAACTTTGATCCTGAGCACTCCCACGTTGTCGCAGGTATGATGCGTAGGTTCCACGAGGCTAAAATGGATAACCTCGACAAGGTCGTCGTGTGGGGATCGGGAACACCCTCGCGGGAGCTTATCGATGCAGACGATCTCGCCGATGCCTGCGTATTCCTCTTGGAGAATTACTCCCGTGGTGGGATGATAAATGTCGGTTCAGGGGAGGAAATTACGATCCGTGAGCTTGCTCTACTGATGAAGTCTATAGTTGGGTTCGAAGGGGCCGTCGAATTTGATCACACACGACCCGACGGAACCCCACGGAAAATCATGGATAACTCGAAGCTTATGGCCTTAGGCTGGCACCCCAAGCTAACCATCGAATCGGGCCTGAAAAAAATGTACGCGTGGTTTGTAGAATCCGCGCAGTTGCGGACATAG
- a CDS encoding low molecular weight phosphatase family protein, which produces MYVRGVKLQILFVCTGNICRSPTAERLALLLGDQLQIQDFSSSSAGTRAMIDHPIHPDAATVIEEMGGSAANFAARQLTRRIASSADLVLAMTLEHRDAVLDRAPQKLNRTFTIAEAARLASEFGAQTVADLAVLRGQLKASELFDVPDPIGQPREVFASIGTQIADLLLPILELCQRSGSLGRLS; this is translated from the coding sequence ATGTACGTACGAGGGGTGAAGTTGCAGATCTTATTCGTTTGTACAGGGAACATCTGTCGGTCGCCTACGGCGGAGCGACTTGCTCTACTGCTAGGTGACCAGCTACAGATCCAAGACTTTTCGAGTTCCAGCGCAGGGACGCGTGCAATGATTGATCATCCAATCCATCCTGATGCGGCGACCGTCATCGAGGAGATGGGTGGAAGTGCTGCTAACTTCGCAGCCCGACAACTCACACGACGAATCGCCTCAAGCGCCGACCTTGTGCTGGCTATGACTTTAGAACACCGGGACGCTGTGCTTGACCGCGCTCCTCAAAAACTCAACCGAACCTTCACTATTGCGGAAGCGGCTCGACTCGCTTCGGAGTTTGGTGCCCAGACGGTCGCCGACCTAGCAGTGCTCCGCGGTCAGCTGAAGGCGTCGGAGCTGTTCGACGTCCCAGACCCCATTGGGCAACCTCGGGAGGTTTTTGCTTCGATTGGCACCCAAATCGCCGACTTGCTTCTACCGATATTGGAGCTTTGTCAGCGTTCCGGTTCCCTCGGCCGTTTAAGCTGA
- a CDS encoding glycosyltransferase family 4 protein has translation MHSHSEICFFGLNYPPEPTGIAPYTGALAVELAKKGYGVTAHVAQPHYPEWSIRDGFKQWVRVERLSGVDVRRRLHYVPKSPRGIRRLISELTFGLRLVLIRWGNPDVAIAVSPSLFATALVALRLRLSPRPPRLVVWVQDIYTLGLAETGEGSRVAQRITRWIEGATVRAADQVVVIHQRFASFVVQELRVDKSRVSVVRNWTHLAETEPVDAAEARALLRWPENVVLAVHTGNMGSKQGLENIVEAARLADARDLAVHFLLVGDGGERTMLEERARGISRITFVDPLDDDEYRLALGAADVLVVNEKPGVSAMAVPSKLTSYFDSGRPVVGATDPGGITAAEVEAADAGVIVQAGEPEALLDAIVQLAADPETAARFGSNGRRYRTSVLDQDTAIERWTSVIEHVSASAGAPSDRNQATVRERII, from the coding sequence ATGCACTCACACTCTGAAATCTGCTTTTTCGGGCTGAACTACCCCCCAGAACCCACTGGTATCGCGCCGTACACGGGTGCTCTAGCCGTCGAGTTGGCGAAAAAGGGTTACGGCGTGACTGCGCATGTGGCGCAACCGCATTACCCCGAATGGTCAATACGCGATGGATTCAAACAGTGGGTGCGTGTGGAGCGCCTCAGCGGTGTTGACGTTCGCCGACGACTGCACTACGTCCCGAAATCTCCCCGCGGTATTCGGCGCTTAATATCTGAATTGACCTTTGGTTTGCGCCTCGTATTAATAAGATGGGGTAACCCTGATGTCGCCATCGCGGTATCACCGTCGCTTTTCGCAACCGCCCTGGTGGCGTTGCGACTCCGGCTTAGCCCGCGGCCTCCGCGCCTGGTTGTCTGGGTACAAGACATTTACACACTTGGTCTCGCGGAGACGGGCGAAGGCAGCCGAGTCGCCCAACGGATAACGCGATGGATTGAAGGAGCAACGGTTCGAGCCGCAGATCAAGTGGTCGTAATCCACCAGCGCTTTGCGTCCTTCGTCGTCCAAGAACTTCGAGTTGACAAATCCCGAGTATCGGTGGTGCGCAACTGGACACACCTGGCCGAAACGGAACCGGTCGACGCCGCCGAAGCCAGGGCACTTCTTCGATGGCCCGAGAATGTCGTGCTCGCCGTGCACACGGGGAACATGGGCAGCAAACAGGGCCTCGAAAACATCGTTGAGGCTGCACGTTTGGCGGATGCGCGGGATCTTGCGGTGCATTTTTTGCTCGTCGGCGATGGAGGCGAACGAACCATGCTGGAGGAGCGTGCTCGCGGTATCTCAAGGATCACGTTTGTCGACCCGCTCGACGACGACGAATACCGCCTGGCTCTGGGAGCCGCAGATGTGCTCGTCGTCAATGAGAAACCGGGAGTATCGGCGATGGCAGTACCAAGCAAGCTCACGTCCTACTTTGACTCGGGCAGACCCGTGGTCGGAGCAACGGACCCAGGTGGCATCACTGCTGCCGAGGTCGAGGCCGCCGACGCCGGAGTAATCGTCCAGGCAGGGGAGCCCGAGGCGTTGTTGGACGCGATCGTTCAGCTTGCCGCCGATCCGGAAACCGCGGCCCGCTTCGGCTCGAACGGCCGACGTTACCGAACATCTGTGCTTGATCAAGACACGGCAATCGAGCGCTGGACAAGCGTAATCGAACACGTTTCGGCGTCGGCGGGAGCCCCATCCGATAGGAATCAAGCGACCGTGCGGGAGCGTATTATCTGA
- a CDS encoding NAD-dependent epimerase/dehydratase family protein: MVVTGGGGFIGAYLVKRLVRDGWDVAVVDTMVRGHASRFAEVADDVQLFTCDVRDEQALEQAFAGADVVMHLAAINGTENFYKRPELVLDVGLRGALAVVNAGRTADVPDLVVASTAEVYQTPAVVPTPETVSLTLPDSLNPRYSYGGSKIVSELIAFNYAREHYNRVQVFRPHNVYGPDMGWKHVIPQFITRAVLGKDRKLTGPTPFEIQGDGSETRAFCYVDDIVEGILTMYSSGGHREIYHIGNDEEVSVLDLARRVGEALNLELDIQSGQPAVGGTPRRCPDISKMRGLGYRPKVDLNEGLRRTIDWYVEHSGDTVTNELL, translated from the coding sequence GTGGTGGTGACCGGTGGCGGTGGCTTCATCGGCGCGTACCTTGTAAAACGTCTAGTCCGCGACGGTTGGGACGTCGCAGTGGTAGATACGATGGTTCGCGGCCATGCAAGCCGGTTTGCAGAGGTAGCTGACGACGTCCAGCTATTTACATGCGACGTGCGTGATGAGCAGGCGTTGGAGCAGGCTTTTGCGGGTGCCGACGTCGTCATGCATCTCGCCGCGATAAACGGGACGGAAAACTTTTACAAACGGCCCGAGTTGGTGCTCGATGTCGGGCTACGTGGTGCTTTAGCAGTTGTTAATGCGGGCAGGACCGCCGACGTTCCCGACTTAGTGGTCGCGTCAACTGCGGAGGTCTATCAAACACCGGCAGTGGTGCCGACACCGGAGACAGTCTCGCTGACGCTTCCTGACAGTCTCAACCCCCGCTATTCGTATGGCGGTTCAAAAATCGTCAGCGAACTAATTGCTTTTAACTACGCCCGCGAGCACTATAATCGAGTTCAGGTTTTCCGGCCGCATAACGTGTACGGCCCAGACATGGGCTGGAAGCATGTAATACCTCAGTTTATAACCCGGGCGGTCCTCGGCAAGGACCGCAAACTAACAGGGCCCACGCCTTTCGAAATCCAAGGCGATGGAAGCGAAACCCGGGCGTTCTGCTACGTCGATGACATCGTTGAGGGCATCCTTACCATGTACTCATCTGGAGGGCATCGCGAGATCTACCACATCGGTAATGATGAGGAAGTTTCGGTGCTTGACCTTGCGCGCCGAGTGGGTGAGGCTCTGAATCTGGAGCTTGATATTCAGTCAGGGCAGCCGGCAGTTGGAGGCACTCCACGGCGATGTCCCGACATCTCGAAGATGCGAGGTTTGGGGTACCGGCCAAAAGTCGACTTAAACGAAGGTCTTCGGCGGACTATCGATTGGTATGTTGAGCACAGCGGCGACACTGTGACCAACGAGCTTTTATGA